The Strix aluco isolate bStrAlu1 chromosome 1, bStrAlu1.hap1, whole genome shotgun sequence genome has a window encoding:
- the STEAP1 gene encoding STEAP1 protein: MQITNPPEAAALFNLHQAHHFGEFEHSSEQHCKQDLFPKWHLPMKIASVISLLTFIYTSVRDVIYPFITRKENVFYKIPILVINKVLPVVSITLLALVYLPGILAAGFQLYFGTKYKRFPQWLDRWMLSRKQFGLLSFFFAAMHACYSLCYPMRRSYRYKLLNWTFQQVKQKKENAWIEHDVWRMEIYVSLGILGLALLALLAITSIPSVSHSLTWREFHYIQSKMGYLALLLCTVHALVFAWNKWVDVNQFIWYTPPSFMLAVFLPIVVLLCKCILLLPCFRKRIKKIRCGWETNTQTNQTSMTSRL, from the exons ATGCAAATCACCAATCCACCAGAAGCAGCTGCACTTTTTAATTTACATCAAGCACACCATTTTGGTGAGTTTGAACACTCTTCAGAACAACACTGCAAGCAGGATCTGTTCCCCAAGTGGCACTTGCCAATGAAGATAGCATCTGTGATCTcattattaacatttatttacaCTTCTGTGAGAGATGTCATATATCCTTTTATaaccagaaaggaaaatgttttctataAAATTCCAATCCTTGTCATAAACAAAGTTTTACCAGTGGTTTCAATTACCCTTTTAGCACTAGTATATTTACCAGGAATATTAGCTGCTGGTTTCCAGCTGTATTTTGGCACCAAGTATAAAAGGTTTCCTCAGTGGCTGGATAGATGGATGTTATCAAGAAAGCAGTTCGGACTTCTCAGTTTCTTCTTCGCTGCAATGCACGCCTGCTATAGCTTATGCTATCCAATGAGAAGATCATACAGATACAAGCTGCTGAACTGGACATTCCAGCAG gtcaaacaaaaaaaagaaaatgcctggATTGAACATGATGTTTGGAGAATGGAGATTTACGTGTCTCTAGGAATTCTGGGACTTGCTTTGCTGGCCTTGTTGGCAATAACATCCATCCCATCTGTCAGTCACTCTTTGACCTGGAGAGAGTTCCACTACATTCAG agcAAGATGGGATATTTGGCTCTGCTGTTGTGCACTGTTCATGCACTGGTGTTTGCTTGGAATAAGTGGGTTGATGTTAACCAATTTATCTGGTATACACCACCTTCATTTATGCTAGCAGTTTTTCTTCCTATTGTAGTTCTGCTTTGTAAATGCATACTGCTCCTCCCGTGTTTTAGGAAGAGGATAAAAAAGATCAGATGTGGTTGGGAAACTAACACACAAACCAATCAAACCAGCATGACTTCCAGACTGTAG